A region of Thermovibrio ammonificans HB-1 DNA encodes the following proteins:
- a CDS encoding hemolysin family protein → MELWPLFVILLCVLFEGFFSGSEIAVISLPKVELEKRLQKGDKAAKLLASLLKEPEKLLTTTLIGTNLSTVTGSTLFTTYLLDAVASHLPLIGSYPELVTVLCFTPVTLTFGELIPKSLFQKYSHVIAFKVAYPLYFFYTLFKPVSLFVMGLARLLSKLLGAETEKSPFVTKEELKMLVESSSRLLVEKTERRILGNILNLREKSVGDIYTPLSSVIAVSDNAAVGEALELFEKSGFSKLPVYRERFDNIVGYLLISDLISVTDDSMKVKEIMRPVLVLPEYMSIFDALREFRKSKEQLGIVVDEFGSTLGIVTVEDILEEIVGRIEDEFDKTTLHITKTGNTVTADALVEVEEINKLLRHKLPKSPDYTTVAGLILSKLGRFPQPGEKVELPLHTITVNSLNGRRIGKVTIEEKG, encoded by the coding sequence ATGGAGCTGTGGCCGCTCTTTGTGATACTTCTGTGTGTTCTCTTTGAAGGGTTTTTCTCCGGTAGCGAGATTGCCGTTATATCGCTGCCCAAAGTAGAGCTTGAAAAGCGCCTTCAGAAAGGGGATAAAGCGGCCAAACTCCTTGCAAGCCTTTTAAAAGAGCCGGAGAAGCTTTTGACCACTACCCTTATAGGTACAAACCTTTCAACCGTAACCGGCTCTACCCTGTTTACCACCTACCTGCTCGATGCGGTTGCTTCACACTTGCCCCTTATAGGGAGCTATCCAGAGCTTGTCACCGTTCTCTGCTTTACGCCCGTTACCCTTACTTTTGGCGAGCTTATACCCAAAAGCCTCTTCCAGAAGTACTCCCACGTTATTGCCTTTAAGGTGGCTTACCCCCTTTACTTTTTCTACACCCTCTTTAAGCCGGTCTCCCTGTTCGTTATGGGGCTTGCGAGGCTCCTTTCAAAACTTCTGGGGGCCGAAACCGAAAAGAGCCCCTTTGTTACAAAAGAGGAGCTGAAAATGCTCGTAGAGAGCTCCTCTCGCCTTCTGGTTGAAAAGACCGAGAGGCGAATCTTGGGGAATATACTGAACCTTAGAGAAAAGTCGGTTGGGGATATTTACACGCCCCTCTCTTCGGTTATTGCCGTTAGCGACAATGCGGCTGTGGGGGAGGCTCTTGAGCTTTTTGAAAAGAGCGGCTTTTCCAAGCTACCCGTTTACAGGGAGCGCTTTGACAACATCGTAGGTTACCTTCTCATATCGGACCTTATCTCCGTTACCGACGACTCAATGAAGGTAAAGGAGATTATGCGTCCCGTCCTTGTTCTCCCCGAGTATATGAGCATATTCGACGCCCTCAGGGAGTTTAGAAAGTCTAAGGAGCAGCTCGGTATTGTTGTTGATGAGTTCGGCTCCACTTTGGGAATAGTTACAGTTGAAGACATACTTGAAGAGATTGTCGGCAGAATAGAGGATGAATTTGACAAAACAACGTTGCATATTACGAAAACCGGAAACACCGTAACTGCAGACGCCCTTGTGGAAGTGGAGGAGATAAACAAACTTTTAAGGCATAAACTGCCCAAAAGCCCCGACTATACAACCGTTGCGGGTCTGATTCTCTCGAAGCTCGGTCGCTTCCCGCAGCCCGGCGAGAAGGTGGAGCTTCCCCTCCACACAATCACAGTAAACAGCCTCAACGGCCGTAGAATAGGTAAAGTAACAATAGAAGAGAAGGGCTAA
- the rpmH gene encoding 50S ribosomal protein L34, with protein MSTKRTYQPSRLHGKRVHGFRARMKTKSGREILRRRRKKGRWKLTVSDEWKRR; from the coding sequence TTGTCCACTAAGAGAACCTACCAGCCCAGCAGGCTTCACGGTAAAAGGGTTCACGGTTTCAGGGCCAGGATGAAGACAAAGAGCGGTCGCGAAATCCTCAGAAGGCGCAGGAAGAAGGGGCGCTGGAAGCTTACCGTGAGCGACGAGTGGAAGAGAAGGTAA
- the yidC gene encoding membrane protein insertase YidC: MEEGKFGTLIQSLILALLIVIGFQFFFHRGEEKKELQKPTSAKTYSLQDVPSSKRLGELVTVETPLYTAQFSTVNGKLVKLTVKKYNAQLVSPISKELGVYPLTTVAANPELSKVLVDLNTTPSAKELKVTKAPAKLTFTGKLPDGRVFKKVFTFYPNSYRIDFKAQLKGARLQTIVGPDIKVNEAHTSRMGHIGPVIETQEKVIRLKPEEIKGFMSFNNVLWAGEEDKYFLMAVKDTDFTATVEKVGPKDTLVRNFVGSGIFYGGPKELHQLEPLGMDSAIDFGIFGFLAKPLLKFFLFLHKFVPNWGLDIILFVLIIKILLHPLAHKSYVSMKKMQELAPKLEELKKRYGNDPQKLQEETMKLYQEMGVNPASGCLPMLLQIPIFFALYEIFLNAVELKGASFLWIPDLSQPDHTYILPVLMGLSMIVQQLLTPTTNKQQQKIFILMAVIFTVMFATFPAGLVLYWFTNNVITAIQNFIILKILEKKG; this comes from the coding sequence ATGGAGGAAGGAAAGTTCGGAACCCTAATCCAGTCGTTGATACTGGCTCTGCTGATAGTAATCGGTTTTCAGTTCTTCTTCCACCGCGGAGAGGAGAAGAAGGAGCTTCAAAAACCCACCTCCGCCAAAACCTACTCCCTGCAGGATGTTCCCTCCTCCAAAAGGCTCGGGGAGCTCGTTACGGTAGAAACGCCCCTTTACACAGCCCAGTTCTCTACCGTTAACGGAAAGCTCGTAAAACTAACGGTTAAAAAGTACAACGCTCAGCTTGTTTCGCCTATTTCCAAGGAGCTTGGCGTTTACCCCCTTACCACGGTTGCGGCAAATCCCGAGCTCTCTAAGGTTCTGGTAGACCTTAACACCACTCCCAGTGCCAAGGAGCTAAAGGTAACAAAGGCTCCTGCAAAGCTCACCTTTACCGGTAAGCTCCCCGACGGCAGGGTGTTTAAGAAGGTTTTCACCTTCTACCCAAACTCCTACCGGATAGACTTTAAGGCTCAGCTGAAGGGGGCTCGCCTTCAGACGATAGTGGGGCCCGACATTAAGGTGAACGAGGCCCACACCTCCAGAATGGGCCACATAGGTCCGGTTATAGAGACGCAGGAGAAGGTAATCAGGCTGAAGCCCGAAGAGATAAAGGGCTTTATGAGCTTTAACAACGTTCTTTGGGCCGGCGAGGAGGATAAGTACTTCCTCATGGCCGTTAAGGATACCGACTTTACCGCAACCGTTGAGAAGGTAGGGCCCAAGGATACCCTCGTAAGGAACTTCGTAGGCAGCGGAATCTTCTACGGCGGTCCCAAGGAGCTTCACCAGCTGGAACCCTTGGGGATGGACTCGGCGATAGACTTCGGGATTTTCGGCTTCCTCGCAAAGCCGCTTTTAAAGTTCTTCCTTTTCCTCCACAAGTTCGTTCCCAACTGGGGGCTGGACATAATCCTCTTCGTTCTCATCATCAAGATTCTCCTCCACCCCCTTGCCCACAAGAGCTACGTTTCGATGAAGAAGATGCAGGAGCTTGCCCCCAAGCTTGAGGAGCTGAAAAAACGCTACGGAAACGACCCCCAGAAGCTTCAAGAAGAGACGATGAAGCTCTACCAGGAGATGGGGGTCAACCCGGCAAGCGGCTGCCTGCCGATGCTCCTGCAGATTCCCATCTTCTTCGCCCTCTACGAGATATTCCTCAACGCCGTTGAGCTGAAAGGGGCCTCCTTCCTCTGGATACCCGACCTCTCCCAGCCCGACCACACCTACATCCTTCCGGTTCTCATGGGCCTCTCTATGATTGTTCAGCAGCTCCTCACTCCCACTACCAACAAGCAGCAGCAGAAGATATTTATCCTTATGGCCGTTATCTTTACCGTTATGTTTGCCACCTTCCCTGCGGGTCTGGTTCTCTACTGGTTCACAAACAACGTGATAACGGCCATTCAGAACTTCATAATCCTTAAGATACTCGAGAAGAAAGGGTAG
- a CDS encoding [glutamate--ammonia-ligase] adenylyltransferase, whose protein sequence is MKLLVEKLKSSLPQEWHPLVEFVEREKLPNPRRALILLEKLYRKVNALPEPMRGEFGSHVVRLFSYSQFLGEFLVRHPELLPELERVYGKTLSPADFRPPVEGERSSFMKGLRVFKHFHMCRVLLRDILGLAPFSELVRDVTLIHKGVTAAALEFASREFERRYGKPSSTFLVVGMGKAAGFELNYSSDLDLIFVYGSRYGETAGGSYGKLQNHDYFTLLAKEVVELLSANTPEGICCVVDTRLRPNGTMGPLVNDLQALEQYYTAVARPWERFALLKAQPFAGDCDGLGVEFLKLTRAFVFRKYVDLTLIEEVLRLKELIKAKVQKKGAKIDLKLGKGGIREVEFIVQAFQLIYGGKFPQIRSRNTLVALKRLFKWGFLDRRSYTDLRQAYLFLRRAEHMLQVTHFRQTQTFHPESEEAAELALKMGFDSREAFLAALREVMERVNGYFNRFFPTGENRPLSTITEEDLRRMGFAEPAEVKRFIEVLLSSKKLSPEELNRLDVMGERFLELLLEAPSSKNAMKNLVALFDREEGKLFFFSILNQVNALRLLLFLLSTKDFFISRFRATPELVDFIFRPELIEEPVTSEVIERYYGLLGNLQLVKNLFEVVALLRYRLARTKVEEFFEEFTTVCDFALSRIYREVSPPFTVSSLGKHGSREMTVGSDLDLLFVSSAPPGEEGARSAVELIKRLEGLGYEVDTRLRPFGEKGELVFTLNYFRKYLKENARLWERLAFTRFRPFAGSISSEVEEAVREFIFSEPLNLETLEGIVQMRERLERELGRKEPLKYGRGGTVDLDFISYTYQLYSGKWLRNTLKALRTLAEQEPRFERLVELYRRLRQAETEKRLFGELVTYGDRIADLREEVRTFYLEFTEWMRERLS, encoded by the coding sequence GTGAAACTTCTGGTCGAAAAGCTTAAGAGTTCTCTGCCGCAGGAGTGGCACCCCCTTGTTGAGTTTGTAGAGCGGGAGAAGCTGCCCAATCCCCGCAGGGCCCTTATCCTGCTGGAGAAGCTCTACAGGAAGGTGAATGCCCTTCCCGAGCCTATGAGGGGGGAGTTCGGAAGCCACGTTGTAAGGCTCTTTTCCTACTCTCAGTTCCTCGGAGAGTTCCTCGTTCGCCACCCTGAGCTCCTTCCCGAGCTTGAAAGGGTTTACGGGAAAACTCTATCTCCGGCCGACTTCAGGCCCCCTGTTGAGGGGGAACGCTCCTCTTTCATGAAGGGGCTGAGGGTTTTTAAGCACTTTCACATGTGTAGGGTTTTACTGAGGGATATACTGGGGCTTGCTCCCTTCTCGGAGCTGGTTAGGGATGTAACCCTTATCCACAAAGGTGTTACTGCCGCCGCCCTTGAGTTTGCCTCCCGGGAGTTCGAGAGGCGTTACGGTAAGCCCTCCAGTACCTTCCTTGTTGTCGGTATGGGGAAGGCGGCAGGCTTTGAGCTCAACTACTCTTCCGACCTCGACCTCATATTCGTTTACGGCAGCCGCTACGGCGAAACGGCCGGAGGCTCTTACGGGAAGCTCCAGAACCACGACTACTTTACCCTCCTTGCTAAAGAGGTTGTTGAGCTTTTAAGTGCCAACACCCCCGAGGGCATCTGCTGCGTTGTTGACACAAGGCTCAGGCCCAACGGAACTATGGGTCCCCTTGTAAACGACCTTCAGGCCCTTGAGCAGTATTACACTGCCGTTGCAAGGCCCTGGGAGCGCTTTGCCCTGCTTAAGGCTCAGCCCTTTGCCGGCGACTGCGATGGACTCGGCGTTGAGTTTCTGAAGCTTACGAGGGCTTTCGTTTTCAGGAAGTACGTTGACCTTACGCTCATAGAGGAGGTTTTGAGGCTCAAGGAGCTCATAAAGGCCAAGGTTCAAAAAAAAGGCGCCAAAATAGACCTTAAGCTGGGTAAGGGGGGAATCCGGGAGGTTGAGTTTATAGTTCAGGCCTTCCAGCTCATCTACGGCGGGAAGTTCCCCCAGATTCGCTCCCGCAATACCCTTGTAGCTTTAAAGAGGCTCTTTAAGTGGGGATTCCTCGACAGGCGCTCCTACACCGACCTCAGGCAGGCCTACCTCTTCTTGAGGAGGGCCGAGCATATGCTTCAGGTTACCCACTTCAGGCAGACTCAGACCTTTCACCCTGAAAGTGAGGAGGCCGCTGAGCTCGCCCTGAAGATGGGCTTTGACAGCAGGGAGGCCTTTCTGGCGGCCCTTAGGGAGGTTATGGAGAGGGTAAACGGCTACTTCAACCGCTTCTTCCCCACCGGGGAGAACAGACCCCTCTCTACGATTACGGAAGAGGACTTAAGGCGTATGGGGTTTGCCGAGCCCGCCGAGGTAAAGCGGTTCATAGAGGTGCTGCTTTCGAGTAAGAAGCTCTCTCCGGAAGAGCTTAACAGGCTCGACGTTATGGGGGAACGCTTCTTAGAGCTTCTGCTTGAAGCTCCGAGCTCCAAAAACGCCATGAAGAACCTGGTGGCCCTCTTCGATAGGGAGGAGGGGAAGCTATTCTTCTTCTCGATTCTGAACCAGGTGAACGCTTTAAGGCTTCTCCTCTTTCTCCTCTCCACCAAGGACTTTTTTATCTCCCGCTTCAGGGCAACACCCGAGCTTGTCGACTTTATCTTCCGTCCGGAGCTCATAGAGGAGCCGGTAACTTCCGAAGTTATAGAGAGGTACTACGGCCTTCTCGGTAACCTTCAGCTCGTTAAGAACCTGTTTGAGGTTGTTGCCCTGCTGCGTTACAGGCTTGCAAGAACCAAGGTAGAGGAGTTCTTCGAAGAGTTTACAACCGTTTGCGACTTCGCCCTTAGTAGAATTTACCGGGAGGTTTCGCCCCCCTTTACGGTGTCGTCTCTGGGCAAGCACGGCAGCCGGGAGATGACCGTAGGCTCAGACCTCGACCTCCTCTTTGTCTCGTCTGCCCCTCCGGGCGAGGAGGGAGCTCGCTCTGCCGTTGAGCTCATAAAGAGGCTCGAGGGGCTGGGCTACGAAGTTGATACAAGGCTCAGGCCTTTCGGCGAGAAAGGGGAGCTCGTTTTCACCTTGAACTACTTCAGAAAGTACCTAAAGGAAAACGCCCGCCTGTGGGAGCGGCTCGCCTTTACCAGGTTCCGCCCCTTTGCAGGGAGCATCTCTTCGGAAGTTGAGGAGGCGGTAAGGGAGTTTATATTCTCCGAGCCCTTGAATCTTGAGACCTTAGAGGGCATAGTTCAGATGAGGGAACGGCTCGAAAGGGAGCTCGGCAGGAAGGAGCCCTTAAAGTACGGCAGGGGCGGCACCGTTGACCTTGACTTTATCTCCTACACCTACCAGCTTTACAGCGGTAAGTGGTTGAGGAATACCCTAAAAGCCCTTAGAACTTTGGCCGAGCAGGAGCCCCGCTTTGAGCGGCTTGTTGAGCTCTACCGACGGCTGAGACAGGCCGAAACCGAGAAGAGGCTCTTCGGGGAGCTCGTTACCTACGGTGATAGAATAGCCGACCTCAGGGAGGAGGTGAGAACTTTTTACCTGGAGTTTACTGAATGGATGAGAGAGAGGCTCTCCTGA
- the rnpA gene encoding ribonuclease P protein component, whose product MEEKVRFTFTKEERLRKRRDFERVFAHGKSLGGSTVAFYFLENDVGRPRAGFIASKKVSRKAVERNRAKRLMREVFRLNKHRLGPFDIVFIARKGIVGKRFQDVEADFLRLAKKAGIFKEQT is encoded by the coding sequence GTGGAAGAGAAGGTAAGGTTCACCTTCACCAAGGAAGAGCGCCTGAGGAAGAGGCGTGACTTTGAGAGAGTTTTTGCCCACGGGAAGAGCCTCGGCGGTTCTACCGTGGCTTTTTATTTTCTGGAAAACGACGTTGGCAGGCCTCGGGCGGGGTTTATAGCCTCTAAGAAGGTTTCCCGTAAGGCCGTTGAGAGGAACAGGGCCAAACGGCTCATGAGGGAAGTGTTCAGGCTGAATAAGCACCGCCTCGGGCCCTTCGACATCGTTTTTATAGCGAGGAAGGGTATAGTCGGAAAGAGGTTTCAGGACGTTGAAGCGGACTTCCTGAGGCTTGCCAAAAAGGCGGGTATCTTTAAGGAGCAGACTTGA
- a CDS encoding tyrosine protein kinase, with protein MSPSSQLLRLLDYPRGDEGEGRKLLERIESAGVKGLSFVAKGYRGVVFKGSLKGKPVAVKVKRSDAGKDSLLEREFSVLEHLERALGPENPAPKPYLLGDGFLVEEWIEGLPFERALELYPAALVVTRALEAAHLLDRAGVEHSELKGEKHLLFDGSRFRVIDFESARFKKRPRNLLQVAGYHLLRREKLLEKLGLTREELLSALNRYKESFDFSAVSELFSRF; from the coding sequence ATGTCCCCGAGTTCACAACTGCTACGGTTACTTGACTACCCCCGAGGAGACGAAGGAGAGGGCAGGAAGCTCCTTGAAAGGATAGAGTCTGCCGGCGTAAAAGGGCTTTCCTTTGTTGCCAAAGGCTACCGCGGCGTGGTGTTTAAGGGGAGCCTGAAGGGTAAGCCGGTTGCTGTTAAGGTTAAAAGGAGCGACGCCGGCAAAGACTCCCTCCTTGAGCGGGAGTTTTCCGTTTTAGAGCACCTTGAAAGGGCCCTCGGCCCGGAAAACCCTGCTCCTAAGCCCTACCTGCTCGGAGACGGCTTCTTGGTTGAGGAGTGGATAGAGGGCCTTCCCTTTGAGAGGGCCCTTGAGCTTTACCCTGCTGCTTTGGTAGTTACCCGGGCCCTTGAGGCCGCCCACCTCCTTGATAGGGCCGGTGTAGAGCACTCCGAGCTAAAGGGGGAAAAACACCTGCTCTTCGACGGCAGCCGCTTTAGGGTTATAGACTTTGAGAGTGCCCGCTTTAAAAAGCGCCCGCGGAACCTGCTCCAGGTTGCCGGTTACCACCTGCTCAGAAGGGAAAAACTCCTTGAAAAGCTCGGGCTTACAAGGGAGGAGCTCCTCTCTGCCCTTAACCGCTACAAGGAGAGTTTCGACTTTAGTGCGGTTTCCGAACTCTTTAGCCGATTTTGA
- a CDS encoding hemolysin family protein — protein sequence MEGGSLTVYLFVLPLLILLSGLFSASETAFFSLNTLRLERLAKEGNKRAQEILKFLQNPADLIATILIGNELVNVAIAATSAVLFVKLLGEEKGPALAVPVTVLTLLIFGEVTPKTLAIKFSERYAFFIFPFIKLVSYLILPVRLALVGFASLLLKPFGVELFNKPKAMTDEEFLILVSEGAKEGTIRREEKELIGRALELGEMLVKEVMVPKHKIFALKEDLPVREALMLLKDTRYSRIPIFKDFLDQITGILYTRRILPLKLSKEDLDKPIAEFADPPFFVPEFLTLDKLLEQMQRTKRHMAIVVDEYGNTAGLVTLDDILREVVGELPEERKKQREEEVKRLEDDKFRLKGDLPVEELAELLKLREDEILEEVDTVSGLMMALLGKIPKPGDSAVYQGYRFTVEEMEGNRVKSVVAERVE from the coding sequence GTGGAAGGGGGCAGTCTGACTGTTTACCTTTTCGTGCTCCCCCTTCTCATTCTGCTTTCGGGCCTCTTTTCTGCCTCGGAAACGGCCTTCTTCTCCCTTAACACTTTAAGGCTTGAGAGGCTTGCCAAGGAGGGCAACAAACGGGCCCAAGAGATTTTAAAGTTCCTTCAGAACCCTGCAGACCTGATAGCTACGATTCTCATCGGGAACGAGCTGGTTAACGTTGCCATAGCTGCCACTTCGGCCGTTCTGTTTGTGAAGCTCTTGGGGGAGGAAAAGGGGCCTGCCCTGGCCGTTCCGGTCACGGTTCTCACCCTTTTAATCTTCGGCGAGGTAACTCCCAAAACCTTGGCGATTAAGTTCAGCGAGCGTTACGCCTTTTTCATTTTTCCCTTTATAAAGCTCGTGAGTTACCTGATACTGCCCGTGCGCCTTGCCCTTGTTGGATTTGCCTCCCTACTCCTCAAACCTTTCGGAGTGGAGCTCTTTAACAAACCCAAAGCCATGACAGACGAGGAGTTTCTCATTCTCGTTTCGGAAGGAGCCAAGGAGGGCACCATAAGGCGGGAGGAGAAGGAGCTGATAGGCAGGGCCTTGGAGCTCGGGGAGATGCTCGTTAAGGAGGTTATGGTTCCAAAGCACAAGATATTTGCCTTGAAGGAGGACCTTCCTGTTAGAGAAGCCCTTATGCTTTTGAAGGATACCCGCTACTCCCGGATTCCGATTTTTAAAGACTTCTTAGACCAGATAACAGGGATTCTCTACACCAGGAGGATTTTGCCCCTGAAGCTCTCTAAGGAGGATTTAGATAAGCCCATAGCCGAGTTTGCAGACCCTCCCTTTTTCGTCCCCGAGTTCTTAACCCTGGATAAGCTCCTTGAACAGATGCAGCGGACTAAGCGCCACATGGCGATAGTTGTTGACGAGTACGGTAACACCGCCGGCCTTGTAACCTTGGACGACATTCTCAGGGAAGTTGTAGGTGAGCTTCCCGAAGAGAGGAAGAAACAGCGGGAAGAGGAGGTAAAGCGCCTCGAGGACGATAAGTTCCGTCTGAAAGGCGACCTTCCGGTGGAGGAGCTTGCGGAGCTTCTGAAGCTCCGGGAGGACGAAATCCTCGAGGAAGTGGACACGGTTTCGGGTCTTATGATGGCCCTTTTGGGGAAGATTCCCAAGCCCGGGGACTCTGCAGTTTACCAGGGTTACCGCTTCACCGTTGAAGAGATGGAGGGCAATAGAGTCAAGAGCGTAGTTGCCGAGAGGGTTGAGTAA
- the yidD gene encoding membrane protein insertion efficiency factor YidD: MKKLVIALIKFYQRYISPLTPGTCRYYPTCSSYAIMAVEKYGLLKGGVKAVWRVLRCNPFSRGGVDYP; the protein is encoded by the coding sequence TTGAAAAAGTTGGTTATAGCTCTGATAAAGTTCTACCAGCGCTACATATCGCCGCTCACTCCCGGCACCTGCCGGTACTACCCCACCTGTTCCAGTTACGCCATAATGGCCGTTGAGAAATACGGCCTTCTGAAGGGAGGGGTAAAGGCGGTTTGGCGGGTGTTGAGGTGTAACCCCTTCTCTCGTGGCGGCGTAGACTACCCTTAG